The sequence CGTTCACTGCCGCTGTGGCATTGGCTGCTTTCGTTGTCACCCCGGTGATTTGTTCCAGAGTGTTGCGGGTATAGGAAACTGTTTGCCCACCGGGACTGGTCACCGACACAAGGTTGTCCGCCGTGTCGTAGCCATACGTTGTGGTAAACGCCGTGTTTGTCCCTGCCAGTTTCATCACGCGGGTATTCACTAGCACGTTACCACGGGCATCATAAAGAAAATTGGCGTTGCATAATCGCGGTATGAATCATTGAGGAATCGGAACATCCCAAAATCGGAGATAATAAAGTAACAATCGAATTGAATACCTCAGCATTTGTACTGATTTGGAATAACATAGCGTTTTACGATGCAATCGAGCGAGATAGTGGCGCAGTCGGGTGTTTTCCCCCTCAACTCGTGTCATGTAAGTCTTGCTAACAATCTGGTCGCCTTCAGGAATAAAGCCTGGATAGACCAACCATCCATCCGTGACATAAAAATAGCATTGCCAAGTACCCACAATATCCCATAACGGTCGAAAAGTCTCGGCGCTATGGTCGCCCAAAACCCACGCTAAAATACCTTGTTTGAAGTGATTTACTGCTGTCCAAAGCCAGATTTTGTTTTTTTTGAGCCGACGAAAGTTTCTAGCTCATCAAGTTCGCCAACTTCTGGAATTGTCTCTGGATCATAGGTCTCAGGTAGCAGTTCTCCCACAAGTTTTACCCAAGTAATCAATGTTGTGTGATGAACGCCTTTGACCCGTTCGATGGCGCGAAATCCCATACCATTAACGTACATTTTTAGGCATTCCCGCTTCACTTCATCACTGTATCCCTGGGGCGGTTCATAGCGATCAATGAATTGGCGATTACAATCACAACAAATGTGATTTTGTTTACCTCTTTTCTTGCCATTTTTACGGGTGTGAGACGACCCACAACGTGGACATTCCATCAAGTTACACCTCAATTCATACTGCCATTATGCAACGCCAGAAAATTTTGTGTGCCGGATTCGTCGGCAACGGCGGTTAGGCGGCCAACACCTTTGTTGCCGCTCGCCATACTGTCATAGGTATACGTCACGTTTTCGGCCACGTTTGCCGGATACACCACGGTTTTCACGCGATTTAAGGCATCGTAGGTGGTGTTAGTAACTACCCCCCGTGCGTCAGTACGCTGGGTGATGTTTCCCGCAGAATCGCGCACGAAAGTCGTGGTTCCAGTGTCGGGCGACGACTCCGATATTACTTCGCCAAAGCCGTTATACACAAAGCTGGTGGTGATGTTTTTGGCATCTTTCACCGATATTAGGTTGCCTTGGCTATCGTACCCTCGTGTCACCACCCCTCCCAGTGCGTCGGTGACGGTTATCAAACGGTCTAAGGCATCGTAGGCGTTGGTGGTGACATCCCCCAGGGCATCGGTAACGGTTTTAACATTATTGTTTTTGTCCCAGGTATACTTGGTTGTCTGACCGACCGCGCCGATATTTTGCAGCAACCGCCCCAACTCATCAAACGTCGCTGTTTGCATCTTCACAATCCCGCCCGACGAGTTCCTAACCTCCCGCTTCGTAATATTTCCTAGGGCGTTCAGGGTATAAGCTATCTGTTCCCCACTGTTATTGGAGACACTGGTTAGCCGGCGTGCATTGTCGTAGCCATACTGTAAGTACGAACCATTCGGCAGCGTCACCCGACTGATTTCGCCGCTAGGCAAATAGCTAAACGTGGTGGTGGCGGCATTGTCCACCTTGACGCTCGTCAGCCAGCCCCGTTCGTTATAGGTCATGACCGTCACCACGCCATTTGCGTCAGTGATTTGGGTTGGCAGACCACGCCCGTTAAAAGTATTGACCGTCGTGATATGCCCTAACGCATTGGTTATCGTCTGGCGATTGCCCATTGCATCGTAGGCAAAGGTAGTGGTGTCGGGGACATCCGAACGCGGCCCATCCACACTCGCCAGTTCCCCCTTCGCCGTGTAGGTATAGCTCCAGGTGCGTACTTGACCATTGGTCAAACCAAGCGATGTATCTTTTTCGGTGCGATTAATCAGCCAGCCGTTCGCATCATAGGTAAACGTTATCTCCCGTCGGGGTTCGGTGATTTTCACTGGTAAGCGATAGGTAGCGTGCCATTCGGTGGTAACGGTGCGTGCTTCCAACTTGCCCACCGCCTCAGTGCGTTTAGTCTGCAACCCCCGTGCGTTATAAACATACGTCGTCACGTTGCCGTTCCAGCCCGTCA is a genomic window of Calothrix sp. 336/3 containing:
- a CDS encoding RHS repeat protein codes for the protein MINGVLGTKYDVVRPECNDIDYSYSGGIEGVCVLSYLFRGTGKDLGQQCRTGDKGNQAGDAAGNPLTIATGNKYEKVVDFETASPRRLAFERHYNSRGGRFDSWMLGQGWRSNWERIVISNTPDLIAHRADGQVIPFAPMSPGSNTFREFNNTSSAYTLIRTDTSYVLTDSNDTVETYERPTGRLVSVKERNGYTQMLTYGTDTKLQKVTDSYGRSLQFTYAGGYLATMTDSDGKVYQYTFEIIPLDASYIKYQSTLNKRLRSVTYPDGTSVSYAYEKARFPLHVTGITDERGVRFATFTYDERGRALSSEHNGGVGKVTLAYDDVTGKRTVTNSLGKKTTYAPTTSYTGGYVRMKTVTGEPSSNCEGANQRYGYDESGFSVNGKPMPVRVTGWNGNVTTYVYNARGLQTKRTEAVGKLEARTVTTEWHATYRLPVKITEPRREITFTYDANGWLINRTEKDTSLGLTNGQVRTWSYTYTAKGELASVDGPRSDVPDTTTFAYDAMGNRQTITNALGHITTVNTFNGRGLPTQITDANGVVTVMTYNERGWLTSVKVDNAATTTFSYLPSGEISRVTLPNGSYLQYGYDNARRLTSVSNNSGEQIAYTLNALGNITKREVRNSSGGIVKMQTATFDELGRLLQNIGAVGQTTKYTWDKNNNVKTVTDALGDVTTNAYDALDRLITVTDALGGVVTRGYDSQGNLISVKDAKNITTSFVYNGFGEVISESSPDTGTTTFVRDSAGNITQRTDARGVVTNTTYDALNRVKTVVYPANVAENVTYTYDSMASGNKGVGRLTAVADESGTQNFLALHNGSMN